Proteins co-encoded in one Malus sylvestris chromosome 7, drMalSylv7.2, whole genome shotgun sequence genomic window:
- the LOC126628428 gene encoding serine/threonine-protein kinase-like protein At3g51990 produces MGYLSCRAQSAISVANSQTSSSKTTATATPENPIKIQHFDYSDLVAATNGFSDQKLLGKGSHGYVYKAVLRGRLVAVKRPSRAHSQRLRPTSSSGPETANEVDNELEILSKIQSPRLVNLLGFSNDSKERLLVVEFMSNGTLYDVLHSSTNRPPNWGRRIRLALQTSKAIDILHSSNPPVIHRDIKSANVLIDRSYNARLGDFGLALRYCQFDEYRLRSTPPAGTMGYLDPCYVTPDNLSTKTDVFSFGILLLEIISGRKAIDVGHSPPSIVDWAIPLIKRGKLITVYDPRIVPPKDPVVRKQLAVIAAKCVRSCRERRPSMKEVVVWLTGLSKLVPLHSWNGFNNPCTMVETMGRPVESRNAHLTSKLEGVGEENLEALEAKLTRQALRNSRRVYSDLGFSTNLMELMAGTDGESEFHGNADGDDSSSKSANLVSRFGSARYIGRSNQSTPGNGKGVPDLMQNHSFGKKSFTCSRRDDAMPHMSGNSRAAAGIQLAA; encoded by the coding sequence ATGGGGTACCTTTCCTGCAGAGCTCAATCAGCCATCTCCGTCGCCAATTCCCAAACCTCATCGTCCAAaaccaccgccaccgccacccCGGAAAACCCCATCAAGATCCAACACTTCGACTACAGTGATCTTGTCGCCGCCACCAATGGCTTCTCCGACCAGAAGCTTTTAGGCAAAGGCAGCCATGGCTACGTCTACAAAGCTGTGCTCCGCGGCCGTCTTGTTGCCGTCAAAAGACCCTCGAGAGCTCACAGCCAGAGACTCCGACCCACCTCGTCTTCTGGGCCGGAGACCGCCAACGAGGTCGACAACGAGCTCGAGATCTTGTCCAAGATTCAGAGTCCGAGGCTGGTCAATCTTTTGGGGTTTTCGAATGATTCGAAAGAAAGGCTTTTGGTGGTGGAGTTCATGAGCAACGGTACGCTGTACGATGTTTTGCATTCGAGTACAAATCGGCCTCCGAATTGGGGTCGTAGGATTAGATTAGCTTTGCAAACATCTAAGGCAATTGACATTTTACATTCATCGAACCCACCTGTAATTCATAGAGATATTAAGTCTGCTAATGTTTTGATTGATCGTAGTTACAATGCCCGGTTGGGGGATTTTGGATTGGCTCTGAGGTACTGCCAGTTCGACGAGTATAGGCTCCGGTCCACCCCGCCGGCGGGGACGATGGGGTACTTGGACCCTTGCTATGTGACCCCTGACAATTTGAGTACTAAAACTGATGTTTTTAGTTTTGGGATTTTGTTGTTGGAGATTATAAGTGGTAGGAAGGCTATTGATGTTGGGCATTCTCCGCCTTCGATCGTTGATTGGGCTATCCCGCTTATAAAGCGAGGGAAGCTGATAACGGTTTATGATCCGCGAATTGTACCTCCTAAAGACCCTGTTGTGAGGAAGCAATTAGCTGTGATTGCAGCCAAGTGTGTGAGGTCTTGTAGGGAGCGTAGGCCATCGATGAAGGAGGTCGTGGTTTGGCTTACTGGGTTGAGTAAACTGGTTCCCCTGCATTCGTGGAATGGTTTTAACAATCCATGTACAATGGTAGAGACCATGGGGCGCCCGGTTGAGTCAAGGAATGCACATTTGACTTCGAAGCTAGAGGGTGTTGGAGAAGAGAATTTGGAAGCCCTAGAAGCTAAATTGACTAGGCAAGCGTTGAGGAATTCGCGGCGAGTTTATTCAGATTTGGGGTTTAGCACCAATTTGATGGAGCTTATGGCAGGTACTGATGGGGAGTCAGAGTTCCATGGTAACGCAGATGGAGATGACTCCAGTTCAAAATCGGCGAATCTGGTTTCTAGATTTGGTAGTGCAAGATATATTGGTAGGAGTAATCAATCAACTCCTGGTAATGGGAAAGGAGTCCCTGATTTGATGCAAAATCATTCTTTTGGGAAAAAGTCATTTACATGTTCAAGGagagatgatgcaatgcctcATATGAGCGGCAATTCTCGTGCAGCTGCTGGTATACAGCTTGCTGCAtaa
- the LOC126628429 gene encoding pheophytinase, chloroplastic-like yields the protein MEILSYSSAPCCDAVNLRGKLVEKSSNLCRFGLPDVSKKGVCGVQFDPRSELLRCYSLDRSFLKQLRYRGGFRSLNTSENFKHVGPVLSSGSSNGFVIGADEDANVSETAESVTKVSIPGLPDESKGEFGAPVSSCFWEWKPKFNVHYEKAGCENLGSPPVLFLPGFGVGSFHYEKQLKDLGRDFRVWAIDFLGQGRSLPFEDPAPRISEEGLSDGQDLAWGFGEKPEPWASELVYSIDLWQDQVRYFIEEVIGEPVYIVGNSLGGFVALYFAACNPQLVKGVTLLNATPFWGFLPNPVRSPTLAKIFPSAGSFPLPASVRKITEILWQKISDPQSIAEILKQVYADHSTNVDKVFSRILETSEHPAAAASLASIMLAPQGKLSFKEALARCQMNNIPICLMYGKEDPWVKPIWGLQVKQQVPEAPYYEISPAGHCPHDEVPEVVNYLLRGWIKNLETEGSVALPLLDAPEGMPNNLAKDLEFLRDGSEKSVNVRFFASRFSLWDMISSYIRFMNLQRR from the exons ATGGAAATACTCTCGTACAGTTCTGCACCGTGCTGTGATGCTGTAAATTTAAGGGGAAAATTAGTAGAGAAGAGCTCAAATTTATGTCGATTCGGGCTCCCAGATGTTAGTAAAAAAGGAGTTTGTGGTGTTCAATTTGATCCCAGAAGCGAGCTtttgaggtgttacagtttagaTCGGTCTTTCTTGAAGCAACTAAGATACCGGGGAGGTTTTAGGTCATTGAACACCAGTGAAAACTTCAAGCATGTTGGTCCGGTTTTATCAAGTGGAAGCTCGAATGGCTTTGTAATTGGCGCGGATGAGGATGCAAATGTTTCAGAAACGGCGGAATCCGTTACTAAGGTTTCGATTCCTGGTCTACCGGATGAATCCAAAGGCGAATTTGGTGCCCCAGTGAGTAGTTGTTTTTGGGAATGGAAGCCCAAGTTCAATGTGCATTATGAGAAAGCCGGATGTGAGAACTTGGGATCCCCTCCGGTGCTGTTTCTTCCTGGTTTTGGGGTTGGCTCTTTTCACTATGAGAAGCAACTGAAAGATTTGGGGCGTGATTTTAGAGTGTGGGCAATTGATTTCCTCGGCCAGGGTAGGTCATTGCCCTTTGAAGACCCTGCCCCTCGTATTAGTGAAGAAGGTTTGTCAGACGGGCAAGATTTAGCGTGGGGTTTTGGAGAAAAACCCGAACCATGGGCAAGCGAGCTTGTCTACTCTATTGACTTATGGCAGGATCAAGTTCGTTACTTCATAGAAGAG GTAATCGGTGAACCTGTCTATATTGTGGGGAACTCGCTAGGAGGATTCGTTGCTTTGTATTTTGCCGCATGTAACCCTCAGTTGGTGAAAGGTGTTACCTTGCTGAATGCAACTCCTTTCTGGGGATTTTTACCTAATCCCGTAAGATCTCCAACACTAGCAAAAATATTCCCGTCTGCAGGATCATTTCCTTTACCTGCCAGTGTGAGAAAGATCACAGAAATACT TTGGCAAAAAATAAGTGATCCTCAGAGTATTGCAGAGATACTCAAACAAGTTTATGCAGATCATTCTACAAACGTTGACAAAGTATTTTCCCGTATACTTGAGACGTCAGAGCATCCAGCTGCTGCTGCATCATTGGCCTCGATTATGCTTGCTCCTCAGGGAAAATTATCCTTTAAGGAGGCTTTGGCCAG ATGTCAAATGAACAACATACCAATTTGTCTTATGTATGGAAAAGAAGATCCATGGGTGAAGCCTATTTGGGGCCTTCAGGTGAAGCAACAGGTGCCTGAAGCTCCATATTACGAGATTAGTCCCGCTGGTCACTGCCCTCATGATGAAGTTCCGGAG GTTGTGAATTACTTGTTACGCGGGTGGATCAAAAACCTAGAGACTGAGGGTTCAGTTGCATTACCTTTGCTTGATGCCCCTGAAGGTATGCCGAACAACCTTGCCAAGGACTTGGAATTTCTCAGAGATGGATCGGAAAAGTCAGTAAACGTGCGGTTCTTCGCATCCAGGTTCTCACTTTGGGACATGATAAGTTCTTATATCAGATTCATGAACCTGCAACGAAGATAA